A single window of Acidimicrobiales bacterium DNA harbors:
- the fabH3 gene encoding 3-oxoacyl-[acyl-carrier-protein] synthase 3: MRIVPLRPVRLVAAVAEHPAVRVTNRTIETLVDTADEWIVSHTGIRERRVSEPTMAVAELGARAVAKALAAVGWERNEIDLLVCSSSVADHLIPSVASGISGRLGVDVPAFTVNASCAGASYALAVATALAAQSSVKRICVSAAEKTSLMVDWTDRANCIFFGDSAAATLLEVESVGSGIELVDAELLGEGDGWDKMALPFGGKFRQDGRAALEFAVRGTVEVASRLLDRNGLSGEQVRAFLCHQANERLIATSAEKLGIEEAATDWHNYEWAGNQLSAGMLTALADGLERHRGELRDGDVILLTQVGGGWVAGGILGVWREGASRPA, translated from the coding sequence ATGCGGATCGTTCCCCTCCGACCAGTCCGACTCGTGGCTGCGGTGGCCGAGCATCCCGCTGTCCGAGTCACCAACAGGACCATCGAGACCCTGGTGGACACCGCAGATGAGTGGATTGTCTCCCACACGGGGATCCGCGAGCGACGCGTGTCGGAGCCGACCATGGCCGTCGCGGAGCTTGGCGCCCGAGCAGTCGCCAAGGCTTTGGCAGCCGTAGGGTGGGAGAGAAACGAGATCGACCTCCTCGTCTGCTCCTCTTCTGTCGCAGATCACCTGATCCCGTCCGTTGCGTCCGGCATCTCTGGACGTCTCGGGGTCGACGTTCCAGCGTTCACGGTGAACGCTTCGTGTGCAGGAGCTTCGTATGCCCTGGCGGTGGCCACTGCATTGGCGGCGCAGAGCTCTGTCAAAAGGATCTGCGTGTCCGCAGCTGAGAAGACCTCCCTCATGGTGGACTGGACCGACCGGGCCAACTGCATCTTTTTTGGCGACTCGGCTGCTGCGACCCTCCTCGAGGTAGAGAGCGTCGGTTCAGGCATAGAGCTCGTGGACGCAGAACTCTTGGGCGAAGGCGACGGTTGGGACAAGATGGCCCTCCCCTTCGGTGGAAAGTTCAGGCAAGACGGGCGAGCCGCTCTCGAGTTCGCCGTGCGTGGGACGGTCGAGGTGGCCTCGCGCCTTCTGGACAGGAACGGCCTGTCCGGCGAGCAGGTGCGTGCCTTCCTCTGCCACCAGGCCAACGAGCGGCTCATCGCCACGAGCGCGGAGAAGCTGGGTATCGAGGAGGCGGCGACCGACTGGCACAACTACGAGTGGGCGGGGAACCAGTTGTCGGCGGGGATGCTCACCGCGCTTGCGGACGGGCTGGAACGCCATCGGGGCGAGCTGCGAGACGGCGACGTGATATTGCTCACGCAGGTCGGTGGTGGTTGGGTGGCCGGCGGCATCCTCGGCGTCTGGCGTGAGGGGGCGTCGCGACCCGCCTAG